In Kutzneria kofuensis, the DNA window CTGCGACCGGCGTCGCCAACAGAGCGAACAGCAGACCAAGCGCGATGTTCCGTGCTTGCACCATGGTTGAAGCTCCCTTCGCTGCGACAGTTTCATTCGGCGACATCGGTGACCCCCGGGTCGTCGGGGTCCGACAAACCGAGCGCATACCGGTAGGATATTTTTACTAATGCCCACACGACGCCAAGTTCGGCCTCGTCACGTGGACCGAACAGCAGGAAGGGGCCGGAAGAGACGCTGGGCTTTCCCCAACCCGCTTTGCTGGCCGCTGCCGCACATGCCGAAGGCAGCATAACATGCAGGCTTCCGTCATAACTCGGGTGCAAATGCGTGAATTCCGTCAGGGCGATGAAGGCCGAGAGGGGTCCCCGCGCCAGC includes these proteins:
- a CDS encoding luciferase domain-containing protein — protein: MTSGSLPRREGPTPLASDERRQEQLTQNAPRWLQERLLLLAGGLRGVLVRPAIACAPGSDGLHLAPKLARGPLSAFIALTEFTHLHPSYDGSLHVMLPSACAAAASKAGWGKPSVSSGPFLLFGPRDEAELGVVWALVKISYRYALGLSDPDDPGVTDVAE